A section of the Trichocoleus sp. genome encodes:
- a CDS encoding NUDIX hydrolase has product MNQQNPIQKYLPSPVIRATVLGLIRYQTRLLVAVGQDSVKQTDYYRALGGGIEFGETSLAALQREFWEELQAELTNIQYLGCLENLFTLEGKPGHEIIQLYQCNFVDAQLYQQPYLMGYEGSNTFKAEWIEIDRFRSGELRLVPEQFLSFCESF; this is encoded by the coding sequence GTGAATCAACAGAATCCAATCCAAAAATATCTCCCATCCCCTGTGATTCGTGCCACTGTTCTGGGCTTAATTCGATATCAAACGCGCTTACTCGTTGCAGTGGGGCAGGATTCGGTTAAGCAAACGGATTACTACCGTGCCTTGGGTGGCGGTATAGAGTTTGGCGAAACCAGTTTAGCTGCGCTACAGCGAGAATTTTGGGAGGAATTGCAGGCAGAATTAACAAACATTCAATACCTGGGTTGCCTGGAGAATCTATTCACGCTGGAAGGAAAACCTGGACATGAGATCATCCAGCTTTATCAGTGTAATTTTGTTGATGCTCAGCTTTATCAGCAGCCCTATCTGATGGGTTATGAAGGGAGCAATACTTTCAAAGCTGAGTGGATTGAAATCGATCGATTCCGCTCTGGTGAACTGCGGCTCGTACCAGAGCAGTTTCTTTCCTTTTGCGAATCCTTTTGA
- a CDS encoding rod shape-determining protein, which translates to MGFINRFSFSRDMGIDLGTANTLVYVSGKGIVLQEPSVVAMDQDLKVPLAVGEDAKKMLGRTPGNVVALRPLRDGVIADFDTAELMLKHFIRRVHEGRTLVSPRIVIGIPSGVTGVERRAVMEAASQAGARDVYLIDEPVAAAIGAGLPVAEPTGNMIIDIGGGTTEVAVLSLQGTVLSESVRVAGDELSEAILNYMKKVHNLVIGERTAEEIKIVVGSAYPMDDDNDVIMDVRGLHLLSGLPRTVTVKGPEIREAMSEPLSVIIEAVKRTLERTPPELAADIIDRGIMLAGGGALLKGLDTLISHETGIVVHVAADPLSCVVLGTGRVLENFKQLERVFSGRSRNF; encoded by the coding sequence GTGGGTTTCATCAATCGCTTCTCATTCTCGCGTGACATGGGTATCGATCTGGGTACTGCAAACACGCTGGTTTATGTCTCAGGCAAAGGTATCGTTCTGCAAGAACCCTCTGTGGTGGCAATGGATCAAGATCTAAAAGTGCCGCTGGCGGTTGGGGAAGACGCTAAGAAAATGTTGGGACGCACACCAGGAAACGTAGTTGCTTTGCGTCCCTTGAGAGATGGTGTGATCGCAGACTTCGATACTGCTGAACTCATGCTCAAGCACTTTATTCGTCGAGTTCATGAGGGGCGAACTCTAGTTTCTCCACGCATTGTTATCGGCATTCCAAGTGGTGTCACAGGTGTCGAGCGTCGCGCAGTGATGGAAGCTGCTTCTCAGGCGGGTGCAAGAGACGTTTATTTGATTGATGAACCAGTGGCAGCAGCGATCGGGGCAGGGTTGCCAGTCGCAGAACCTACCGGAAACATGATCATTGACATTGGTGGTGGGACAACCGAAGTTGCTGTCCTCAGTTTGCAGGGGACTGTACTGAGTGAATCAGTGCGGGTCGCGGGGGACGAACTCAGCGAAGCCATCCTGAACTACATGAAGAAAGTCCATAACCTCGTTATTGGGGAACGGACGGCTGAGGAGATCAAAATTGTGGTCGGCTCCGCTTATCCGATGGATGACGACAATGATGTGATTATGGATGTGCGAGGCTTGCATCTGCTGTCTGGCTTGCCGCGAACCGTGACTGTAAAAGGTCCCGAAATTCGTGAGGCTATGTCGGAGCCGCTATCGGTCATTATTGAAGCCGTGAAGCGAACCCTGGAACGAACTCCGCCCGAACTCGCAGCGGATATTATCGATCGCGGTATTATGCTGGCAGGTGGGGGCGCGCTCTTGAAAGGGCTAGATACGCTCATCAGTCATGAAACTGGAATTGTCGTGCATGTTGCGGCTGATCCGCTGAGCTGTGTTGTGTTGGGTACAGGTCGAGTTCTCGAAAACTTTAAGCAGTTGGAGCGTGTATTCAGCGGTCGCTCTCGCAACTTCTAA
- a CDS encoding single-stranded DNA-binding protein has product MSLNVVTLVGRVGRDPEVKYFESGSVVCKLTLAVDRRRKNNDEPDWFNLEMWGRTAEVAANYVRKGSQIGVSGSLKFDRWQDRGSGAERTSPVIRVERLELLGSRRDAEGGAGGGYPDEEF; this is encoded by the coding sequence ATGAGTTTAAATGTCGTGACCTTGGTAGGTCGGGTTGGTCGTGACCCAGAAGTTAAGTATTTTGAGTCGGGCAGTGTGGTTTGCAAGCTCACATTGGCTGTCGATCGTCGCCGCAAAAACAATGATGAGCCGGATTGGTTCAACCTGGAAATGTGGGGTAGAACGGCGGAAGTTGCTGCAAACTATGTCCGCAAGGGCAGCCAAATTGGAGTCAGTGGCTCACTCAAGTTCGATCGCTGGCAAGACCGTGGTTCAGGCGCAGAGCGAACTAGCCCCGTCATTCGAGTGGAGCGGCTAGAGCTGTTGGGTTCTCGTCGAGATGCTGAGGGTGGAGCAGGCGGCGGCTATCCTGACGAAGAGTTTTAA
- a CDS encoding GAF domain-containing protein, translating to MGLQKEPSNYERQLVALGRTLQALREEQTVDGLIKIALDYLQTEFNYALVWIGQYDRVEHQLAGKGGILPGNVDAAFLRQRQSLNPGDLLEQVVIQQRPIGVPDLREEPRAGEWRKAAQKFGVQGTIIFPIRHKDQCFGVVILGALLWGTSPHVDEKARLSMILGALADALYQIEVEVQRKQAKRPEEPLFSLLAKLRSLSSLKKRLEAVIDETHRFIAPDRTNIYWYERERRYFWRRIGNRTSGLAEAQSDLGIPVQEVSGFYQALTADQLVCIGEARSSLKSDITGRLMQQIDARSLIAAPILFQGELRGFLTVEGNEARIWTEEEKNYVRSAAHLVALTAPLEEMEETVQQIKQDQALTAEVTHALYSEDDWRNTLKRCAEQICNRLQVERFLVLLYDKDQKKFEICFQHHPSNRRPLAGFLENLNPVDWQMLERSAEAVGIENLDEDLKLLAWRQAFLDLEVRSLLVCSSSIGKPIEGMLVVGHEATRSWNRTDRDLLRVVSQQVGLLLHQFQLQRQTDQLQKTYQAVQWGFTTMQQASQLETLERSTLQHIAQLLQAPLATLITWEPGRSTAQVPVAIVGKPSFGIAHDLPIPVYTDDLIQWALQADGLLPLSIDDVTPETRQWLNGVDLGQLLVLTLRTAPEHEPTGIVILGDRRDRFWTESQLTAFGTLMSHLAWCRRYLLLSETLLTQKQTLEQLNWYKLRRIEELYRILGVGVRRLNELSHQKDATSSMRYQQILRHLGNTLTALTPVLKYERWQFHSEYETIPLASLLKRALERVDSLIKQRQLWSQVHNDASLSIGGDIPKIEFVLYEMLSAACTRSQVGGRLDIWCRQMDTRWLEISITDNGVIEQRLVEEMAAGKTIDLLAPSTLNQPPGLHLAICQAVMQRLGGEFGLYKLEDERVLSRLIIPIATTVPSNQSSRGDGMSTFF from the coding sequence ATGGGTTTGCAGAAAGAGCCATCCAATTATGAAAGACAGCTTGTTGCTCTAGGACGGACGTTACAAGCGTTACGTGAAGAGCAAACTGTCGATGGCTTAATTAAAATCGCGCTGGACTACCTTCAGACTGAGTTTAACTATGCTCTCGTTTGGATTGGGCAATACGATCGGGTTGAGCATCAGCTCGCAGGTAAGGGTGGGATTCTGCCAGGGAACGTAGATGCTGCTTTTCTAAGACAGCGACAGAGCCTTAACCCAGGCGATTTGCTAGAACAGGTCGTTATTCAACAGCGTCCGATCGGTGTACCTGACTTACGCGAAGAACCCAGAGCCGGGGAGTGGCGTAAAGCTGCTCAAAAATTTGGCGTCCAGGGCACAATTATTTTTCCAATTCGCCACAAAGATCAATGCTTTGGTGTGGTGATACTGGGTGCATTACTCTGGGGCACATCGCCTCACGTTGACGAAAAAGCCCGCCTCTCCATGATCTTGGGCGCACTCGCAGATGCCCTCTACCAGATTGAGGTTGAAGTACAGCGCAAACAAGCTAAACGTCCTGAAGAGCCACTGTTTAGCCTGCTGGCGAAGCTCCGATCGCTCTCCAGCCTGAAGAAACGCTTGGAAGCTGTGATTGACGAGACACACCGCTTTATTGCTCCCGATCGCACCAATATCTATTGGTATGAGCGAGAACGCCGCTATTTTTGGCGACGCATCGGCAACCGCACATCAGGCTTAGCAGAAGCTCAATCTGATTTGGGCATTCCTGTCCAGGAAGTCAGCGGATTCTATCAAGCCTTAACGGCAGATCAGCTTGTTTGCATTGGTGAAGCTCGGAGTTCGCTTAAGTCAGACATTACAGGACGGCTGATGCAGCAGATTGACGCTCGATCGCTCATTGCTGCTCCAATTTTGTTTCAGGGAGAGTTGCGGGGCTTTCTCACCGTCGAGGGTAACGAAGCCCGGATTTGGACAGAGGAAGAGAAAAACTATGTGCGGAGTGCAGCCCATCTTGTCGCACTCACTGCTCCCCTGGAGGAGATGGAGGAAACCGTCCAGCAGATCAAGCAAGACCAGGCACTCACTGCTGAAGTCACTCATGCCCTCTACAGCGAAGATGACTGGCGTAACACTTTAAAGCGCTGTGCCGAGCAGATCTGTAACCGTTTACAGGTCGAGCGTTTTTTGGTTTTGCTCTATGACAAAGATCAGAAAAAATTTGAGATCTGTTTTCAGCACCATCCCAGCAACCGTCGCCCACTCGCAGGTTTTTTAGAGAATCTTAATCCCGTGGACTGGCAGATGCTAGAGCGCAGTGCAGAAGCAGTCGGGATTGAAAACCTGGACGAAGATCTGAAGCTCCTGGCATGGCGACAGGCATTTCTTGATCTAGAAGTTCGATCGCTCCTGGTTTGCAGCAGCTCCATTGGCAAGCCGATCGAGGGGATGCTTGTCGTGGGACATGAAGCAACAAGAAGCTGGAATCGAACCGATCGGGATCTGCTGCGCGTCGTGAGTCAACAAGTTGGGCTTTTATTGCACCAGTTTCAGCTGCAAAGACAGACTGACCAATTGCAAAAAACTTACCAGGCAGTGCAGTGGGGGTTCACAACCATGCAGCAAGCCAGCCAACTGGAAACCCTGGAGCGATCGACCCTTCAGCACATCGCTCAACTCCTGCAAGCTCCCCTCGCAACCCTCATTACCTGGGAACCAGGACGCAGCACTGCTCAGGTGCCCGTGGCGATTGTTGGGAAACCAAGCTTTGGCATTGCTCATGATCTGCCAATCCCCGTGTACACCGATGATTTGATTCAATGGGCACTGCAAGCCGATGGACTTCTGCCGCTCAGCATCGATGATGTTACTCCCGAAACAAGGCAGTGGCTCAATGGCGTAGATCTGGGACAACTGCTCGTTTTAACGCTGCGAACCGCGCCTGAACATGAGCCAACCGGAATTGTCATTTTGGGCGATCGACGCGATCGGTTCTGGACAGAGAGCCAGCTGACAGCATTTGGGACATTGATGAGCCATCTTGCCTGGTGTCGGCGTTACCTTCTGCTATCAGAGACATTGCTCACCCAAAAGCAAACCCTCGAACAACTCAATTGGTATAAGCTACGGCGGATTGAGGAGCTTTACCGAATTCTGGGGGTTGGAGTACGACGGCTGAACGAATTGAGCCACCAAAAAGACGCAACTTCTTCAATGCGCTATCAGCAGATTTTGCGACACTTGGGCAACACCCTTACTGCCCTCACCCCTGTACTCAAATATGAACGCTGGCAGTTTCACAGCGAGTATGAAACAATTCCGCTTGCAAGTCTGCTGAAACGGGCACTAGAACGAGTGGACAGCCTGATCAAACAGCGGCAACTCTGGTCCCAGGTTCACAACGATGCCAGTCTGAGCATTGGCGGCGATATTCCTAAAATTGAGTTTGTTTTGTACGAAATGCTGAGTGCTGCCTGTACTCGTTCTCAAGTCGGTGGCAGGCTTGATATTTGGTGCCGCCAGATGGATACGCGCTGGCTCGAAATTTCAATTACCGATAATGGCGTCATTGAGCAGCGATTGGTTGAAGAGATGGCAGCAGGTAAAACGATCGATCTCCTGGCTCCTTCAACGCTCAATCAGCCTCCTGGTTTACATCTTGCCATTTGTCAGGCAGTCATGCAGCGGCTCGGCGGTGAGTTTGGGCTGTATAAGCTAGAAGATGAGCGGGTTCTCAGCCGACTCATTATCCCGATCGCAACGACTGTGCCTTCCAATCAGTCGAGTCGAGGAGATGGAATGAGTACGTTTTTCTAA
- a CDS encoding bifunctional (p)ppGpp synthetase/guanosine-3',5'-bis(diphosphate) 3'-pyrophosphohydrolase: MNVAAATLPTDISLPTWLQECLLDQRSPLACASPDPTPSDVSLVCQAFEFAYCLHQGQNRASGEPYIAHPVAVAGLLRDLGGSSAMIAAGFLHDIIEDTDVTGDDIEQRFGVEVRRLVEGVTKLSKFNFSSKTERQAENFRRMFLAMAQDIRVIVVKLADRLHNMRTLEHLPDDKRCRIALETREIFAPLANRLGIGRFKWELEDLSFKYLEPEAYQQTKQLVADKRTDRETRLEVVAATLRDRLDQLGIHCYDISGRPKHLYGIYQKMRRQQKSFQEIYDVAAIRVIVETNDECYRALAVVHDAFRPIPGRFKDYIGLPKPNRYQSLHTVVIGSAGKPIEVQIRTLEMHHIAEYGIAAHWKYKEAGNSHSKLSTDDEKFTWLRQLLEWQSDLKDAQEYLESVKDNLFADDVYVFTPGGDVVVLGQGATTVDFAYRIHTEIGNHCAGARVNERMVTLDTPLKNGDIVEIITQKNSHPSLDWLNFVVTPGARNRIRQWYKRSHRDENLQRGREMLEKELGKSGFEALLKSEPMQAAAERCNYQSAEDLLAALGYGEVTLNLAVNRLREAIKARQPIAPAPANDQTEAILLPSTPTASAAQANARGKGSPIAGVEGLLHALAKCCNPVPGEPIIGVVTMGSRGISIHRQGCTNTDNVPGDRLIPVSWNPIDDRQSRLQTYPVEIQIEVIDRVGVLKDILSRLSDYNINVRSAQVKTNPGQTAIINLGIDIVDHAQLERIFTQIRKMSDVLKLRRVSEVEESSVP, encoded by the coding sequence ATGAATGTAGCAGCAGCCACTCTCCCGACTGACATCTCCCTCCCAACCTGGCTTCAGGAATGTTTGCTCGACCAGCGATCGCCTCTTGCCTGTGCCAGTCCTGATCCCACGCCCAGTGATGTCTCGCTGGTTTGTCAGGCATTTGAATTTGCTTATTGCTTACATCAGGGGCAAAATCGCGCCTCTGGCGAACCCTATATTGCTCATCCCGTTGCCGTTGCTGGGCTGTTGCGTGATCTGGGCGGCAGTTCTGCCATGATTGCGGCAGGCTTTTTGCACGATATCATTGAAGACACAGACGTTACGGGAGACGATATTGAGCAGCGGTTTGGGGTCGAAGTCCGGCGGCTTGTTGAAGGGGTAACCAAGCTCTCAAAGTTCAATTTCTCCAGCAAGACAGAGCGACAGGCAGAAAATTTTCGGCGAATGTTCCTGGCGATGGCTCAGGACATTCGGGTGATTGTCGTCAAACTTGCCGATCGCCTGCATAATATGCGGACGTTGGAGCATTTGCCCGATGATAAGCGTTGTCGTATTGCCCTGGAAACTCGCGAAATCTTTGCTCCTCTGGCGAATCGTCTGGGGATCGGTCGCTTTAAGTGGGAGCTTGAAGATCTCTCGTTCAAATATTTAGAACCAGAAGCCTACCAACAGACCAAGCAGCTTGTTGCAGATAAGCGAACCGATCGAGAAACTCGTCTGGAAGTGGTTGCTGCAACTCTGCGCGATCGGCTGGATCAACTTGGCATCCACTGCTACGACATTAGCGGTCGTCCGAAGCATCTGTATGGGATCTATCAGAAGATGCGTCGGCAGCAAAAGAGCTTTCAAGAGATTTATGATGTCGCTGCAATTCGCGTCATTGTTGAGACAAACGATGAGTGCTATCGTGCCCTCGCCGTTGTTCATGATGCCTTTCGCCCGATTCCAGGTCGCTTTAAAGATTATATTGGGTTACCCAAGCCGAATAGGTATCAATCCTTACATACCGTTGTGATCGGTAGCGCAGGTAAACCGATCGAGGTGCAGATTCGCACCCTGGAAATGCATCATATTGCCGAGTATGGGATTGCAGCTCACTGGAAATATAAGGAAGCAGGCAATAGCCACAGCAAGCTTTCTACAGACGACGAGAAATTTACCTGGCTGCGTCAGCTGCTGGAATGGCAGAGCGACCTCAAAGATGCCCAGGAATATCTAGAGAGCGTCAAAGATAATCTGTTTGCGGATGATGTTTACGTGTTTACTCCCGGCGGTGACGTCGTCGTTTTGGGGCAGGGCGCAACGACAGTTGATTTTGCTTATCGAATCCATACTGAAATCGGCAATCACTGTGCTGGGGCAAGAGTCAATGAGCGGATGGTGACGCTGGATACGCCGCTTAAAAATGGCGATATTGTCGAAATTATTACGCAGAAAAACTCTCATCCCAGCCTCGACTGGCTTAACTTTGTTGTCACACCGGGGGCGAGAAACCGGATTCGGCAATGGTATAAGCGATCGCACCGGGACGAAAATCTTCAGCGCGGTCGTGAAATGCTGGAAAAAGAGCTTGGCAAGAGTGGATTTGAAGCCCTGCTTAAATCTGAACCGATGCAAGCTGCGGCTGAACGCTGTAATTATCAAAGTGCAGAAGATTTGCTGGCAGCTCTAGGGTACGGTGAAGTGACGCTGAACCTGGCAGTAAACCGTTTGCGAGAAGCGATCAAAGCTCGTCAACCGATCGCGCCTGCCCCGGCAAACGATCAGACTGAGGCTATCCTGCTGCCCTCAACCCCTACGGCCTCGGCTGCTCAGGCGAATGCTCGGGGGAAAGGATCTCCGATTGCGGGGGTGGAAGGGCTGTTGCACGCGTTAGCTAAGTGCTGTAACCCTGTTCCAGGTGAACCAATCATTGGCGTTGTGACGATGGGCAGTCGAGGTATTTCGATCCACCGTCAAGGTTGCACCAATACAGACAATGTACCGGGCGATCGACTGATCCCGGTGAGCTGGAATCCCATTGATGATCGCCAGAGCCGCTTACAGACCTATCCTGTTGAAATCCAGATTGAGGTTATCGATCGGGTTGGGGTGCTGAAAGATATCCTGTCTCGGTTGAGTGATTACAACATCAACGTTCGCAGTGCTCAGGTGAAAACGAACCCTGGACAAACAGCAATCATCAATCTGGGAATCGATATTGTAGACCATGCCCAGCTAGAGCGAATTTTCACTCAGATTCGCAAGATGAGCGATGTCCTGAAGCTGCGCCGGGTCAGTGAAGTTGAGGAAAGCAGTGTCCCCTAG
- a CDS encoding quinone-dependent dihydroorotate dehydrogenase, with protein sequence MNISLDLYKASIRPLIFSGAVGDPEQLHHLAIHLLQWLDQQEGQSGNGLLRRSLAQSCCYRHPVLSQTLWGLEFPNPIGLAAGFDKDGVASSVWSDLGFGFAELGTVTFHAQPGNPQPRLFRLPQDQAILNRMGFNNQGAAVLAGRLRQKRDARKGGRGNAEQGNDFQTSIPLGINLGKSKITPLEEAAKDYLASFQLLKELGDYFVVNVSSPNTPGLRSLQATEQLSPILAMLQQENQAQKPLLIKIAPDLGWEEIEAVIELAQKHHLAGIIATNTTISRSDLNTQVIGATGKPITEEAGGISGAPVKARSTEIIRFIYRQTQGTLPIIGVGGIFTADDVWEKITAGATLVQIYTGWIYEGPWMLKRLLRELAQKLQAQNLPSIQAAIGMQSQP encoded by the coding sequence TTGAACATTTCCCTCGATCTCTACAAAGCAAGCATTCGCCCTTTAATATTCTCTGGTGCAGTTGGCGATCCAGAGCAGCTTCATCATTTAGCAATTCACCTGCTCCAATGGCTGGATCAGCAAGAAGGTCAGTCTGGAAATGGGCTTTTGCGCCGATCGCTCGCTCAGTCTTGCTGCTATCGCCATCCTGTCTTGAGTCAAACGCTCTGGGGTTTAGAGTTTCCCAATCCGATCGGACTGGCTGCCGGGTTCGATAAGGATGGTGTTGCCTCAAGCGTCTGGTCTGACCTAGGTTTCGGCTTTGCTGAACTGGGTACAGTCACATTTCATGCCCAGCCCGGAAATCCCCAACCTCGACTTTTTCGCTTGCCTCAAGACCAGGCAATTCTAAACCGAATGGGCTTTAATAACCAGGGGGCGGCGGTTTTGGCAGGGCGCCTGCGGCAGAAGCGGGACGCGAGGAAGGGAGGACGCGGGAACGCAGAGCAAGGAAACGATTTTCAGACCTCGATTCCGCTAGGGATCAATTTGGGCAAATCAAAAATTACGCCGTTAGAAGAGGCTGCCAAAGACTATTTAGCGAGTTTTCAGTTGCTAAAAGAGTTGGGTGATTACTTTGTGGTGAATGTTTCGTCACCTAACACGCCAGGGCTTCGATCGCTTCAGGCAACTGAACAACTGTCTCCCATTCTGGCGATGCTCCAGCAGGAAAATCAGGCACAAAAACCTTTGCTAATTAAGATCGCCCCGGATCTAGGGTGGGAGGAAATCGAGGCAGTCATTGAGCTGGCACAAAAGCATCATCTGGCAGGAATCATTGCAACAAACACCACCATTAGCCGCAGTGACTTAAATACTCAGGTAATCGGTGCAACTGGCAAACCCATTACTGAAGAAGCAGGTGGGATCAGTGGTGCACCTGTGAAAGCGCGATCGACCGAAATTATCCGCTTCATCTACCGTCAAACTCAAGGAACCCTGCCAATTATTGGCGTTGGTGGCATTTTCACAGCGGATGATGTTTGGGAAAAAATAACGGCTGGTGCGACGCTGGTTCAAATCTACACGGGCTGGATCTACGAAGGACCCTGGATGCTGAAACGCCTCCTCAGAGAACTGGCTCAAAAACTCCAAGCCCAAAACCTTCCGTCCATTCAAGCCGCAATTGGTATGCAATCTCAACCCTAA
- a CDS encoding HpsJ family protein, translating to MKADASPLSAYIARILKLTGSILILGTIVDCLLLMIPPNFMDNEWLSSLIREWVNRGVLPLIGVAVLLLGVWAAPHQKETSGKKKPGQGWVTGAIGLAMSLGILFLLAAPLYFNSSRLASADATRQINDQAAQAQQQLNTQLAQRQAQVKALLSNPEQVDQLQTALANASSSGDQKAELQQIQDLLKQAQNDPKVIDQQVATARQAGTEQIQQQQQQARDQLTLNTRKLRIHTILTSLLLAIGYLLVAWTGISSPKPKLTRQKAR from the coding sequence ATGAAAGCAGATGCTTCGCCCCTCTCTGCCTACATTGCCCGAATCTTGAAGCTCACTGGCAGCATCTTGATTTTGGGTACGATCGTCGATTGCTTATTGCTGATGATCCCGCCGAACTTTATGGACAATGAGTGGCTGTCTAGCTTGATTCGGGAGTGGGTCAATCGGGGAGTGCTGCCATTGATTGGGGTAGCAGTGCTGCTTTTAGGAGTCTGGGCTGCACCCCATCAAAAAGAAACGTCCGGCAAGAAGAAACCGGGACAGGGCTGGGTGACTGGAGCGATCGGGTTAGCAATGAGCCTTGGCATCCTGTTCTTGCTCGCGGCTCCTTTGTACTTCAATAGCAGTCGTCTTGCCAGTGCCGATGCAACTCGACAAATTAATGACCAGGCGGCTCAAGCCCAGCAACAGCTCAACACCCAACTGGCGCAGCGTCAGGCTCAAGTAAAAGCACTCCTATCGAATCCAGAGCAGGTCGATCAACTGCAAACAGCACTAGCAAATGCTTCATCTTCCGGAGACCAAAAAGCAGAACTACAGCAAATTCAAGATCTGCTCAAACAGGCACAGAACGATCCAAAGGTGATCGATCAGCAGGTGGCAACAGCCCGTCAAGCTGGAACAGAGCAGATTCAACAACAGCAGCAGCAAGCGCGGGATCAACTGACGCTCAACACCCGCAAGCTAAGAATTCACACGATTCTAACGAGTCTTTTGCTGGCGATCGGCTATCTCCTGGTTGCCTGGACGGGAATTTCCAGCCCTAAGCCGAAATTAACCCGGCAGAAAGCCCGCTAG
- the patD gene encoding heterocyst frequency control protein PatD, with product MFHLNFYPSADTMMLPDLYQQCYQEFRQRLEHLQNTPPEPRASFPEDFHALQQFFQQTILSLDLDALDPGTATQIQSVQIEINKQLRLLGTDIPFLQAARQSATTQQRQTQIRDRITLLLRYCDMLLAKDEA from the coding sequence TTGTTTCACCTTAACTTCTATCCCAGTGCAGATACGATGATGTTGCCCGACTTATACCAGCAGTGCTATCAAGAATTTCGCCAGAGACTTGAGCACCTTCAAAATACTCCGCCTGAGCCGAGAGCATCTTTCCCAGAAGACTTTCACGCACTCCAGCAATTCTTCCAGCAAACAATTCTCTCTCTCGACCTTGATGCCCTCGATCCAGGTACCGCTACCCAGATTCAATCTGTCCAAATTGAAATCAACAAGCAACTTCGCCTGCTTGGCACTGACATTCCCTTCCTGCAAGCCGCCCGCCAGTCTGCCACAACCCAGCAACGACAGACTCAAATCCGGGATCGAATCACGCTGTTGCTGCGCTACTGTGACATGCTGCTGGCAAAAGATGAGGCATGA
- a CDS encoding DUF3531 family protein, whose amino-acid sequence MNVEFRECNFFDLWIWLEFETMPSPMEQQYVEEVFSSWFLLGKLGGFNAENLQVQEAGTDISYLSYDLETASNSFMALMHNTSEFEYQGTWGRCWFDLGTADAIALDVLINALEQLSKDYVTIKQIVIGGENEDWKIPGSKRSDFVDPEDES is encoded by the coding sequence ATGAACGTTGAATTCCGCGAATGTAACTTCTTTGATCTCTGGATCTGGCTTGAGTTTGAGACAATGCCTTCTCCGATGGAGCAACAATACGTTGAAGAGGTATTTAGCTCCTGGTTTTTGTTAGGCAAACTCGGCGGTTTTAATGCCGAAAATTTGCAAGTGCAAGAAGCAGGAACCGATATTAGCTATCTAAGCTATGACTTGGAAACGGCTAGCAATAGCTTTATGGCACTGATGCACAACACGAGTGAGTTTGAATATCAGGGAACCTGGGGGCGCTGCTGGTTTGATTTAGGTACAGCAGATGCGATTGCGCTCGATGTTTTGATTAATGCCCTGGAGCAGCTGAGCAAGGATTACGTCACGATCAAACAAATTGTGATTGGCGGCGAAAACGAGGATTGGAAAATTCCCGGAAGCAAGCGATCAGACTTTGTTGATCCAGAAGATGAATCGTGA
- a CDS encoding sugar transferase → MLASSHEIFMPSQSHPSATNRIKRLIDIAGALIGLTVTAMFLIPLAVAIQLDNPGPIFYSQLRCGLNGRTFRIWKFRSMVVGAERLKHLVSNEAKGNIFKNRNDPRITKVGRFIRRTSLDEFPQFWNVLKGEMSLVGTRPPTVDEVMKYEKHHFQRLLVKPGITGEWQANGRSQVEDFEQIVAMDIAYQRKWSVFYDLLLIFKTLKAVFAKSGAY, encoded by the coding sequence ATGTTAGCTTCTTCTCACGAAATTTTTATGCCATCGCAGAGCCATCCTTCTGCGACCAACAGAATTAAACGTCTAATTGATATTGCAGGTGCTTTGATTGGGCTAACCGTCACTGCCATGTTCTTGATTCCGCTGGCGGTTGCCATCCAGTTGGATAACCCTGGTCCGATTTTCTATAGTCAGCTTCGCTGCGGTTTGAATGGTCGCACCTTCCGAATTTGGAAGTTCCGTTCAATGGTCGTTGGTGCAGAGCGTCTGAAGCACCTAGTCAGCAATGAAGCGAAAGGAAATATTTTTAAGAACCGCAATGATCCCCGGATTACCAAAGTGGGTCGTTTCATTCGACGGACAAGCCTTGATGAGTTCCCCCAGTTTTGGAATGTGTTGAAGGGAGAGATGAGCCTGGTAGGAACCCGTCCACCAACGGTTGATGAAGTGATGAAATATGAAAAGCATCATTTTCAGCGGCTCTTGGTTAAGCCTGGGATCACAGGCGAGTGGCAGGCAAACGGTCGCTCTCAGGTAGAAGATTTTGAACAGATTGTGGCAATGGATATTGCTTATCAGCGCAAATGGTCTGTCTTCTATGACCTACTCCTGATCTTCAAAACCCTCAAAGCAGTCTTTGCAAAGAGCGGTGCTTACTAA